CAGACCCCACCTCAGTGGAAGGGACGTGTGAGGAGTGTGGAATCGACGAGGACTGCATATCGGATAACGGCAGGTGGCGGTGCCAATGCAAACAGGACATCAATGTCACCGGTGAGGGTTGGCAGAGGGGGGACCAGTGGACAGGAATTGATTTGTTTGTTGAGACAGTAGTCAGTGGTTAGAGGAgcacattcctctctctctctctctctctctctctctctctctctctctctctctcggtcagAGTAAATACAACAGAAAAATTTTTATAATAATCCTAGTAGCTATCtccttaaaacattaaaataataagtaccaaaaataactgaaaaaatatccttttatagtcacaaaaagaaatctcactGTCGACATCTGTCCTAAATCCTAGAACTGAGGCCTGTTCTCTGAGAGGACAGAATGAGCAAGTGTGGCATTAAAGACATTAAAACACATTAGGTCGGTCACCCCAAAACAGATAGAAAGAAACTGTACTtaacttttcctttgttgttgttgttgttgttgttggttgtggggcttgagctcagggcctgaccactgttcctgagcttttgtggctcaaggatagcgctctaccattttgagtcacagcttgcctccagttttctggtggtaaattggagatatgagcctcacagacttttctgcctgggctggctttgaactgtgatcctcagatttcagcctcctgaatagctaggatgacaagtgtggaccaccagcacctggcttccttttgctttttaaaaactgggATTGAGCACTATTTAATTCTAGGCTAGTGAAAGACCCAAACATCCCCCTGCACTTGGGGTACCGTTGGTTCTTAGGGGTCTGGAGGGATGGAAGGTTGGCTAGTGGATCCATCTTACGATGCTTACAATCCATTCTTgtgctccctttcttctgagcatTGAGAAGCCTCAGTTGGTGGCCAGTCTGGAGAGTTCTCCCTAGTCtctgggggctgggtgcagggggAGAGAGTGGATACGCTGAGCCCCTGAGGTGTAGAGACAGGCTCCACAGTCTGCCCCTTTCCTGCTTGTTTTAGATGTGTCCCTCTTGGATCAAAGGCTGGGGTGCGGGACCAATGACATCAAGATGTCCCTGAGCAAGTGCCAGTTGCAGAGCCTGGGCTTCAAGAAGGTCTTCATGTACCTGCGGGACAGCCACTGCTCAGGCTTCAGCGAGAGGCGCGAGCAGGACTGGATGTCCGTGGTGACCCCGGCCCGAGATGGCCCCTGCGGGACAGTGCTGACGGTGCGTCCCCGTCTGGGGGAGGACAGGGGTAGGGATCTCACGGGGTCAGTCCCGGGTTCAACAGGAATTGTATGGGTTTGGATGAGTTCTTTCAGTGTTTCCAGTGTTTCTGGGGAGGCAGAGTCTGAATTACTGGTGTTTGGAGCAGGAGCTTGCTGGCAGAGGCCTCTTCAGGTAGAACCACATTTATTTGAGGGACCCCCCAAATGTTTGTGTAAGAAGagcattgttctctctctctctctctctctttctctctctctctctctctctctctctctctctctctctctctctctctctctccctagtataggaacttgaactcagggcctcaaattctCACTTGTTTTTTCACGCAaaattggtgctctatcactcttCCACGtttggcttttttcctctttctgtagtaaattggagataaggttctcacagatttttctgcccatctGGTTTTCAATTGCcatcctgagacctcagcctcctgagtagctaagatgacaagatgtgagcctccagcatccaGCCTTCCTGCTTCTCTTATGCCAGGAAATAAGCAGAAAAGagtcaaaagaaaggaagaaatcattAGAGTCTGATCTTTGAGACTCTCTCTTTATGGGGATTCTATTtccctgctttcctttctcttttaaataaaCTTGCTATGTCtgcctttacaaaaaaaaatattatttgctaAGGATAGAGTGTGAAATCTCTTCACAGTTGGGTTAGTGTCTTTAAAAGAGGAAGAACATGGTGATAGAAAAGGCCCAGGCTTCTTAGCTTCCCTACAGTGGAGACAATCAGTCAGTCATTCAGTTACTAGGGACCGGGGACCCCTCCAGGAAGCAGGATGTCACAACCTTGCCTCTTACGGTCACTGAAGGAAGGACATCTACAGTGAGGTAAGAGGAGCATTTAGCTCAGCGTCTGCTATGGGAGGCCGGCTCAGAGACCGCCCCTGCTGACAGCTTCTCCTAACAGAGGCCAGGaagccagggtgtgtgtgtgtgtgtgtgtgtgtgtgtgacaaacgGCTCTAGTTTCATTGTCCTACACAGATTCTCACTTTTCTCATTTTCACCTCTGCCCCCACCAACACAGAGGAACGAAACCCACGCCACATACAGCAACACCCTCTACCTCGCCAATGAGATCATCGTCCGTGACCTCAACATCAAGATAAACTTCGCCTGCTCCTACCCGCTGGACATGAAAGTCAGCCTGAAGACCTCCCTGCAACCAATGGTCAGGTGCGGCGGGCAAGGGTTTCCAGGGCTCCCGAGCGGCTCTGCCCGGACGCCCCTTACCCAGGAGGTCTCAGTTTCCCTGTCACCTGCCTCATATTACGAGATCTTAGGAATAAAAACAAGCCACAGTGCATGTTTAGACCCCAGTTCCCCACCTCTCCTTCTTGTCAATGGGAAGAAGTCTGATTACAGAGGTATTCACAAATTCCACAGAGgttgcaggggtggggtgggaacggCCTGCAGGGGTGCACTGGAGAAGTTCTACCCATCCTTGGTACCACATGAGGTTtccatgacattttaaaataaaggatcCTGTTGTGAAAGATCACAGACAAAGCCTTTGGCTAGGGTGAGTCTCAGGCCCAGTGATGCTAGCCTTGGACAGCGCGGCAGACCGGTTACCATGAGCAGCATTGGTTTATGGAGTGCATCATGGGCATTTCGCGAAGTGATTTGCACGCAATAGCTCACTAAAACACCTGAACAGTTAAGCCCTAGAAGATTTACGATCTCCATTCCCTTTAGATGAAGGCtgacactgaggctcagagaagtttgAGGAACATACTCTTcggtttgtattttgtttacaAACAAAATACAGTAAACTCCAGCAAGGGACTGTAATAGACACTACTAATCAACGTTGTACAGTCTATTGAAGTGGCAGTGCTGGGATTCAaacacctctcctcctcctccccccatgcTCCATTGTGACTTCCACCAGACTCAGCAAAGGGTGCTGATGCTGGCTGCTGATTGGACGGCATTGCTGAGGTTGCTCACGGCAGGTCTTTGGTGGGCTGGTCTTTGGTTGGAATGGTACTTGGCCCTGCAGTGCTCTGGCATCCTGTGGCCATGCCCTAGGTCTGGTAGGTGGCAGGGAGCAACGAGTCTGTGAGTATCTCTCTCCAGTTGAGCTAGAAACCTCACTCCTGTCAGAGCTGAGGATCCGGGTCTCACCTCTGACACAAACATCCTGTCACTGAGGGTTTCGTGGGGTCTCAGCCTTGAGAGGTCCTGTGAACGTGAGCGGTCGGCCGGGGCAGTCCTCGCTGTGTAGCTGCTTTAACGTGGGTTAAAAGTCAtcaagtttggggctggggatatggcctagtggcaagagtgcctgcctcggatacacgaggccctaggttcggttccccagcaccacatatacagaaaacggccagaagcggtgctgtggctcaagtggcggagtgctagccttgagcaaaaggaagccagggacagtgctcaggccctgagtccaaggcccaggactggccaaaaaaaaaaaaaaaagtcatcaagtTACACAGTCTTTTCTAATGTGGGCTGGATTAGTCTTCTAACGCAGACTAATACGCTGGTCTCAGACAAGTTACTAAAGATGAGGTCTAAGTAGCCTCAGCATCAACAGGAGCTCAATAAAAATGCAGGCCTTGAGCTCTGTCCCAGACCTGCCCActcagaggtggcattacaaccAGGCCCTTCCCCACCCTGGGTGACCTCTCTACGTGCATACGTGCATCGCAGCAAACAAGGCCAGAGTGTATGGGTTCCATTCTTAAGGCCAGATAAAAATGCCACAGAAAGCCAAGTGCTAGTAgcccaggcctggaatcctagctactcaggaggctgagatttgaggatccaggtataaagccagcccaagcaggaaggttcaacaagactcttatctataattagctacgaaaaagcagaaagtagagctgtggctcaagaggtagaacactagcagaaaaaaaataataataacccttagggacagtgcccaggccttgaggtcaagctgtaggatacacacacacacacacacacacacacacacacacgtccttcaTCTGGCCCTCTCACCAGCCCTTCTCCCCTGGCAGTGTCTTGAACATCAGTGTGGGCGGGACAGGAAGGTTCACTGTGCGGATGGCGCTTTTCCAGAGCCCTTCCTACACACAACCCTACCAAGGCCCCGCCGTGGCCCTGTCCACCGAGGCCTTCCTCTACGTGGGAACCATAATGGATGGCGGAGACCTGTCCCGGTTTGCAGTACTGATGACCAACTGCTATGCCACCCCCAGCGGCAATGCCACCGACCCCGTGAAATACTTCATCATCCAGGACAGGTAGGGCAGTGGTCCCCATGGAAGGGACCATGGAAGGGatttgggggtgtggggaggaaggTCTTTCAGCTTGGAGGGACGGAAAGCCTAtctttgtactaattattctgtcCCGGAAATTTAGCATTCACCATGAGTctatagcaaaaagctggaaggacctgccaggggctcacgcctgtcatcctaactgctcaggagattgagacctgAGGTTGGtagttcaacaccagcctgggcaggaaagtccatgagactctgatctccaaggaacactaaaaaataagccagaagtggatctgtggctcaagtggtacagcgttagtcttgagcagaaaagctcaggaacagtgcccaggccctgagttcaaatccccagaactggcacaggcaggcacacacacacacacacacacacacacacacacacacacacacacgaaatagaaGGGCGGTGCCCGCTTCACCGGCCCAGAGATCCCAGTTATCTAGATGCAGCCCAGCACACGTGTGGATCTATGCACAGAGCATTCTGCGTTTCCCTTTGCATTGTGCATTGTGCCGCTGTGTGTGTGCTCTCGGCCACACACAGTTCCATGTGATCAGTGGCACTGGGAGTCCCCATTTCTGTTGTTACAACAAGGTTAACAGGTGTCGCTGAAGACCTATAAGCCTAATGACTCCTACATGCGTTTCCTGGGTATCCAGAAAGTTCTTTCATCCACTCTgccttgatgatttttttttttgacccagCACCACTGCCACAGGCAGTGTGTCACCTTTatagaaaattaattaaaaatttaagctgggcatggtggggcaTACCTGTGATCATGGTTACTAGAGAAAAGTGGAGGCAGAAAGATCTCTAGtctgaggccaacctgggaaaaATTAGTAAGTGCTTATAGCAAAAAATCAAGTGCAAACAGAAGagttggggcatggctcaagccatagagcacttgcctgtcaTGCTAGACCTTGGGTTCAGTTCCTAAGgctgccaaacacacacacacacgcactcacacagacacacacagacacactggcAGTGTCCTCACAActatcttctctctttccctccctctccttctccctctccctccctccctccctccctccctccctccctccctccctccctccctccctccctccctccctccctcccctctgtctctctgtctttctgtctctctctctctcttactctctctctctcttactctctctctctctctctctctctctctctctctctctctctctctctctcactatccttgcccccctctctctctgtatcctggggcttgaactcagggcctgttcctggttttgtttttttgtctttttgctcaatgctggcacttaACCGCTTgattcacacctccacttctggcttttgggtggttaattgaagataaaagtctccaaGGCCTTCCtcctgggactggcttcaaacctcagtcctcagatctcagcctcctgagcagctaggatgatgggatgacaggcgtgagctgctaGCACCTAGCTTCACAGCTCTCTTTTCTCAAGGGCTGCAGTAATGATCCTGGGAGAAATGAGACTAGGGAAGCTACACCCCCTCCCCTTGATCACACAGCCAACAGTCTTTATGTAACCCACCACAGCCCATTGCACAACCTGCTTTCCCACCAGTTGTCCACAAACGGAGGACCATACCATTCAAGTGTTGGAGAACGGGGAGTCCCCTCAGAGCAGGTTTTCTGTACAGATGTTCCGGTTTGCTGGGAACTATGACCTGGTCTACCTGCACTGTGAGGTGAACCTGTGTGACATGGTGAACAAGACGTGCAAGCCGGTGAGCCTCCGTCCCTCACACCGCCCTTCCCATCACCCGATAACCCCAGGTGTGACTGGAGACAGGGGCCcagggagaggtgggaggagtCAGGTGGGACACCTGAGCTGTGGGGAAATCCACAGGGCCCAGTGACCTGAGAACACCTGGCCAGTATGCAATGTGGTTTATGGAGTGTGTCTTtgaataaggtgtgtgtgtgtgtgtgtgtgtgtgtgtgtgtgtgtgtgtgtgtgtgtgtgtgtgtcctggggctggaactcagggcctggactctgtccctgagcttttctttctttctttttttttttttgcttaaggctagagttttaccacttgagctacagctccacatctggctttactGGTGTTAATTGGAagcaagagtctcatgtactttcctactcaggctgagttcaaacctccatcctcaaatctcagcctcctgagtagttaagattacaggtgtgagccactggtgccctgaagAGGTTGGCACTCATAAAATTCTGTGCCCCTGTgcagtttttctttatttaacttAATATTCCACAAAATTTCTGTGGGAGGTGTTACCAGCCCCCTCTTTCTAAATGGGAAGAGGGGTGCAGAGAGATCAAGTGACTTTGCTGCTGTCATAATGGGTGGTAGGCCAGGACCTGCTCTCCAggctcctgctcaaggctggggatCCGCTTGGGAGCCAGTGCAGAGGCAAGGGACGCACCTCAGGGCCCAGCCCTCTCACCCCCATCACCATGGCCGGCTGCGCCCTCCCTCGTGGTGAGTCCTCTctatcttcctctcctctccctacaGACCTGTTCTGGGACCAGATACCGAAGTGGGGGCTTCATAGACAAATCTCATGTGCTGAACTTGGGCCCCATCACCAGACAAAGTAAGAGAGACACTTAGCCCTTGTGGTTTCTAGCTGGGAATTCCCTCTAGagagcatgggggtgggggtgggggtgggggcttgtACTTTCTGATCTCACTGGGGGCCCAGGAATGGGAGGGAACATCTTCTCCAGCCAGGAAGGCAAGGACAGATACAAGCTGTCTTCCCTTTAGACCACtgccccctcctttcccccctcctttctctttccttccctccctcctccctccctctatccctttcctcctgtcttccttccctccctccctctctccctctctcttccttcttccctttgctctctccttttcttccctcccttcctccccctttccttttttcctcccttccctccctctctctttctcccttcctctcttccttttctttccctccccttcctttccttcttccctccctctttattccctctctccttctcccttcctctttcccttccttcctctgtccctccctcctttttccttcccttctccttccctcccttcctccctccctccctttgtcctccctccctccattgttGAGCAGGTGTCCTTTGGCCCTCTGCATGCCAACCCCATGCTAGTGCTTGGGGTTTCATGGCAGGCAGACACACAGGCTGAGCAGACAGGAGGCCTAGGGACCTGTGGGGAGACATTATTCGGCTGACCTCCTTAGACATGGATGGCTGTAGGCATTGTCTGTGTGCTCAGTGGAGAACATGAGGAGCTCTGGGCTCCTACCCAGGGAAGCAGACCTGACCACGGTATGGGGAAGAATAAGGCTGAGATAAAAAGGAAGGTTTGAGGTTCATGgagcagggagaagggaaaaggggagcaTGGGCAAAGAGCCTGTGGTGGGAGGAGACGGAGCCTGCAGGAGGAGCTAAGGGACTaccagccgaggcaggaaggcCCCGTGGCCTTCCTCAGGTGTCGTGTGTTTTCCGTGGCGGCTGTGGCTAGCCCTGCTTGTGTCTGAGGTGGAGAAGTTGTATGACCGGATTAAGTTTTAGGAAGGTCACATTGGCTGCAAGAAGACCTGGCTGGAGGGGCTTAGGTCGAGCTGCTCACCAGGctcctctttgttttcttccccCCTACAGGTGTCCAGGCCCCCATCTCCAGGGCTGCCTGCAGCGTATTTGGTAAGTTCAGGTCCTTTCTGTACAGCAACCAGTGTCAAAAAGCTCCCAGAGGGCTGCCGGCCAGCCTGGCCTGCTTGGCTGAGCTCCAGGGAGGGACTTAGCACCGAAATGCCCGGATCTGGGGCCGAATGTGAAGCACACTCACGCCACCTCGCAGAGGGGAATAGGGACATAGACTCACCGTGCACACACGAGGCCACACATGTGCATTCAGGTTTGCACTCTCAGGCGCATGCAGCTGCAGTTGCCTGCACGCATGCACATTTGCGCATTCAGATGAACACAGTACACGCCTGTGACCCCAAGGTGCGTGCgcacgtgtgcgtgcgcacacgcacacacacacacgttggctGTTCTCATGTGTGCTTCCTGTAGCTGGACACCGTCTTTACCTGCTCAGGATCTGCTCAATTGCTGAATTGCTGACACATAGTTGCTGGAAATCGTTAGGTGCCAGAAGTCACGCTCCTGGGGCTTTTTCTGCAGCTCACATGCCAAAGGCCAGTAAAtggtgtcttttgttttttttttaattaggccCTTGGCTTTTCATAGCTATTGACTTGTCTGAACGTTCTAGAAGGGCACAGAGTCTGTTCGGCCATTGCCTGTCTTGGTTCTGGGCTCTGGATGCAAGAGGGTTGTGACACTTGTCTTGTGTTTCACCAGGGCTCCTTCAGGCCAGCCCTGGTGAACCTGGAGCTAGGAGTCAGGATGCTCCATAAAGCATTTGCTCTCGGCTCATATTCCGTGAAGTCTCTGAGGATGGATGTATAGGTTGGGCACGGTGCAAGAGCGCTCTGTGGAGGGAGTATCAACCTGGGGGGCCAGAAGAGAGATTGTCACTAAGTCTACCGGGGAGAGTacctttttctatttaaaaaaaaaaaatcccagaatggacagattaaaaattttttttaattgaactttaggtcagagaaagaaaaagaaaaagcacctaggagccaatggctcactcttgtaatcctagttcctcaggaggctgagatctgaggattgtggtttgaagccagctggggcagaaaactccatgagactcttaactccaattaaccactgcctccccgcaaaaaaaaaaaaaaagcaggaagtagagctgtggcttaagaggtagaatgctagccttgaggaaaaaaaaaaaaaaaaaagcttagagacagcacccagaccctgaatttgagccccagtactggcacagaaaagaaagaaagaaagagggagggagagaggaagggaggaagggagggagggagggagggagggagggagggagggagggagggagggaggaaagaaagagtgaaaaagaaaaaaaaaaaaagcaagcttccTTTCTCTAACCAATCACCCCAGAGGTGCTGCCCTTTCCTCATTGGTCCATCTGCAGGAAGCACCCTGTTAATTTGCATAAAAGCACCTTAGTGCTAGCTGTGGCCCTACCTTTGTTTTCCTTCCAGGGTTCCTGAAGGTCCTGCCACCTCTGCTTCTCTCGGCCACCCTGACCCTGTCATTTCAGTGACAGCAGAAAACCCTGGGTTCTGGTTCCCAGCCCACTTCCTGCCGGCTAGGAGGGCAGAGGCAGCCAGTGGTCCAGCCATAGGCAAGAGGCTGGGGCTCCCGCGTGCCTGCTCCATGTGCCCTCCCCTCAGTCCTCGCTGCAAAAAACCAGCCCTGCCTTGAACTGATGCTCATTCTCCACATGGGACTTGTGACGTGTCTGTACACGAGGCCCCTGTTTCCCCAAGAGTGCAGCAAAATAATAATGGCAGAAAACTGGCCTTTGGAGTCATTCATTCCTTTGAGAAATAATTGCTGACCCGGAAGATGCTGTGGgtggaaaaaacaaacagatccCATCCCTATTGTTGGGGAGTTTATACTCGGCTTAGGGAACCAAAGGCAACCCAGGTTCTGCTGTGAGACTTTAGATAAGATACACAATGTCTCTGAGCCTCATCCATCTATGCATCCTTTCacacatccatccaaccatccatccactttCTCATTCATCTGtctatccgtccatccatccatccatccacttatccatccatccatccacccacccacctaaccatccatccacttatccatccacccatctttcCACTTCCatttatccatcatccatcttctCACCCCTCTATCCACTtatccacttatccatccatccatctatccatccatccaaaaaTATCTTTACTGAGCTGATACTTTGCTAGATGCTGGGATACAGTTGTGGTCAGAGAGAACAAGTCCATAGCCCCTGGCCACCCACATCTCCTGATTGGAAAAAGAGAACTCACAAGTAACTCCAAGGCAGACTTTCAGAAGTGCTGTATTTAATAGGCAATGGCTGCTTTTCTGTCCTagggctaataaaaaaaaaaagattcatggtAAGGTTCATTGAGTTTTCCAGACACGTTTCTGAGGAGCTCGTATGTGCCAGGCTATGTGCTGGGAGCTGGGAAAGTGAAGATGGAGAAGCAGACAAAGCCCTGCCCGCGGGAGCCTCTCATTATTAGCAGAGAGAAGGGGTGAGCTGGGCAGTGTTGGCGGCTGGGCGATCCATTGCACGGTTCTCTCTCAATCCGGAAGCTGTGGATCTGTTTTCAGGGCAGCACTAGCAGTGGAGATTTGGTCTCATTCTCCCCGTTGGCAGAGGCCTTTCTGGGCAACCTCCAGGATGGACTAAAGCAGAAAGCACCGAGTTTCTGAGCCCAGGAGACCCAAGGATCCTTGGACTTCTTTGCCAAACGGGTCGGAGGACATGAATCTCAATGGGAACTCCCTGTCCTGGCCCAGCTGCTTCCCTGGACTCTGGGCCTCCAGGAGAGGCCAAGGCCTTGTTGGGATCCCGGGAAAAGCACACATGTGTATCTGCGAATGAGAACAGGAGGGCAGCCTATCTCATGCTGAGGGCCTCTTATCACACTAAGTGCACATACCTGCTGCCTCTCCTTCAGAGCATGGCATAGGAGGCCTCGCGGCTGGTTCCTGCCGGATCTGTGGTCAGTCTGTGGTCAGCTGGGCCTGGCTGACGAGGTATCCCCTCATCTAACTTTGACTTAGACACAACTGAACTGGAAGGGAAACACAATCTAGGCCAAGACAAAGAAAACTGAAGGCCAAAAACAACTGCTAGGGATGGGCGTAGGGAAGAAAGCACGTCAGAATTATTTTGTCTTTGTTCcggtcctttcttttcctctcttgttttctgTCTGTTAGTAGTTATTCAGCTCAGTTTATCTAACAGAGATTTGGGGCATACGTTCAATGCCAGGCTCTATctatgtgtgcgcgcgtgtgcacgcacacacactactactggggcttgaactcaggatcctatGCTCTTCCTTagagttttctgctcaaggtaggcactgtaccacttgaactattcctccacttcctgctttttggtggtgaattagaggtaagagtctcatagactttctttccctggggctggctccaaaccttgctcctcagatctctgcctcctgagtagctagggttacaggtgggagccattggcttcaccaggctttttttttttttttttttgccagtcctggggcttgaactaaggtcctgactgtccctggcttctctttgctcaagactatcactctacc
This genomic stretch from Perognathus longimembris pacificus isolate PPM17 chromosome 23, ASM2315922v1, whole genome shotgun sequence harbors:
- the Umod gene encoding uromodulin; this encodes MGWLLSPPWRLMVMAMTSWFIVVAANASSSEAKRCSECHSNASCTMDGVVTTCTCQAGFTGNGLECEDVDECAVPGMYNCSANTSCVNTLGSYACICPDGFYLVPGKGCLDVDECLEPEGALCHSLATCVNVEGNYSCVCPQGYVGDGWHCKCSPGSCGPGLDCLPQGHEGELVCADPCQAYRMLDEYWRSAEYGSGYSCDTKVRGWYRFVGQGGVRMAETCVPVLRCNTAAPLWLNGTHPSSDQGIVNRTACAHWSGHCCLWDTPVQVKACAGGYYVYNLTAPPECNLAYCTDPTSVEGTCEECGIDEDCISDNGRWRCQCKQDINVTDVSLLDQRLGCGTNDIKMSLSKCQLQSLGFKKVFMYLRDSHCSGFSERREQDWMSVVTPARDGPCGTVLTRNETHATYSNTLYLANEIIVRDLNIKINFACSYPLDMKVSLKTSLQPMVSVLNISVGGTGRFTVRMALFQSPSYTQPYQGPAVALSTEAFLYVGTIMDGGDLSRFAVLMTNCYATPSGNATDPVKYFIIQDSCPQTEDHTIQVLENGESPQSRFSVQMFRFAGNYDLVYLHCEVNLCDMVNKTCKPTCSGTRYRSGGFIDKSHVLNLGPITRQSVQAPISRAACSVFGFLKVLPPLLLSATLTLSFQ